In Molothrus aeneus isolate 106 chromosome 3, BPBGC_Maene_1.0, whole genome shotgun sequence, a single genomic region encodes these proteins:
- the IL20RA gene encoding interleukin-20 receptor subunit alpha: MKNVLHWSAPEGTGDGVLYKVKYTVYGVGKWIRKPECRNINRTWCDLSSETSDYEEQYYASVKAFLNGACSDWMETTRFNPLTDTKIDPPMVSVSSTDRSISIVLTAPEKWKRSPEEESISLLQVYPGLQYNVSVLNKKTKKRWFFSISNNTLVVPWLEPGTAYCVSAQIHVPTPVLDSAFSKEHCITTLKDKTEDETITITFGYIMPTMLALLFISLACYWVHKYLHIHKQKHPTNLVWQYTDKCKEWVFIPSEKMVLNLITVDGDDCEESRCLSERKSPHYNTVYNDTEGRALPSEQVLKAKYLLDFSCEEISLKEDTLVEGNQTGNWASHGRSGTQNTWRDKNAEVVEYEHDVRTEDFSPGQKLEEMFSAPGGLQGEPQVALGDLVDMGTGQPYSPQLETRVAHLCLGQKTEELDLKVVNAADELPSETHIDFMDLDTERSGQASYHQLEKPTQGLTEKEGMQTILVDWDPDSGRLYIPTLSSAENQVCEGLFKYDDPGKDGILLRLYDKGVSGESPKDQETYLLQFKEQWGLHIEMED; this comes from the exons ATGAAGAATGTCCTTCACTGGTCAGCACCAGAAGGCACAGGTGACGGAGTACTCTACAAGGTGAAATATACAGT ATACGGTGTTGGCAAATGGATTAGAAAGCCAGAATGCAGGAATATAAACAGAACATGGTGTGACCTCTCCAGTGAAACCTCTGACTACGAAGAACAATACTATGCAAGTGTTAAAGCATTCCTAAATGGGGCATGCTCTGACTGGATGGAGACCACACGATTCAACCCTCTAACAGACA CTAAAATAGATCCACCCATGGTAAGCGTATCTTCTACTGACAGATCTATCTCAATCGTTTTGACTGCTCCTGAGAAGTGGAAGAGAAGTCCAGAGGAAGAATCCATATCTCTGCTTCAGGTGTATCCTGGCCTACAGTACAATGTGTCTGTCctcaacaaaaaaacaaagaagcGG TGGTTCTTCTCCATCAGCAACAACACCTTGGTTGTGCCCTGGTTAGAACCTGGAACAGCTTACTGTGTCAGTGCACAGATACATGTCCCCACACCAGTTTTGGACAGTGCCTTTTCCAAAGAGCATTGCATTACTACACTGAAAG ATAAAACAGAAGATGAGACTATAACAATCACATTTGGATATATTATGCCTACCATGCTGgctctcctttttatttctttggcatGCTATTGGGTGCACAAGTATCTTCACATCCACAAACAAAAACATCCAACAAACCTG GTGTGGCAGTACACTGACAAATGCAAGGAATGGGTTTTCATACCAAGTGAAAAAATGGTGCTCAACCTTATCACTGTTGATGGGGATGACTGTGAGGAATCCAGATGTCTGTCGGAAAGGAAAAGTCCCCATTATAACACTGTTTACAATGACACTGAAGGGAGGGCTTTGCCTTCTGAACAGGtgctgaaagcaaaatatttgcttgATTTTTCATGTGAAGAGATTTCACTCAAAGAGGATACTTTAGTGGAAGGGAACCAAACTGGAAACTGGGCGTCTCATGGCCGGTCTGGAACACAGAATACTTGGAGAGATAAAAATGCAGAGGTTGTGGAGTATGAGCATGATGTAAGGACTGAAGACTTCAGTCCTGGTCAGAAACTAGAAGAGATGTTTTCTGCCCCTGGGGGGCTACAGGGTGAGCCACAGGTTGCTTTGGGGGACTTGGTTGATATGGGAACAGGACAGCCATATTCCCCCCAGCTAGAGACACGGGTGGCACACCTTTGTTTGGGACAGAAAACAGAGGAACTTGATTTGAAGGTGGTTAATGCAGCAGATGAATTGCCAAGTGAGACCCATATCGACTTCATGGACCTGGATACTGAAAGGTCTGGGCAGGCATCCTATCATCAGCTGGAAAAACCCACACAGGGCCTCACAGAGAAAGAAGGTATGCAGACCATATTAGTTGATTGGGATCCTGACAGTGGAAGACTGTATATTCCTACTTTGTCCAGTGCTGAAAATCAGGTGTGTGAAGGACTATTCAAGTATGATGATCCTGGCAAAGATGGAATTTTGCTCAGACTCTATGACAAAGGGGTATCTGGTGAATCACCTAAGGACCAAGAAACGTATCTCCTGCAGTTCAAGGAACAGTGGGGACTTCATATAGAAATGGAAGactga